A window of the Geoalkalibacter sp. genome harbors these coding sequences:
- a CDS encoding two-component system sensor histidine kinase NtrB — protein MDEIKPTRIDEASLDRLLGIESSKIGYYAEVKQKIRELEIANANLRAKKSELQAVFDSISDGVVIYNSLGRIQHRNHICPRLFPEQTMPGRSCRELFHPEQDLAAEQCPVEKALRGESTQISFTNSSSGGENRYFDVTASPIVDAQGQTRALVFLRDVTERRVQELHLVQAEKMSSIGMLAAGVAHEINNPLTSVAGYAEALLRRFRDEPRLAENPSLEVFPDYLQVIMREAYRCKSIIDSLLTFSRRSDGSVGLVSINDILNEVLDLVRNKALQEQVLIEEERWPSLPPINADAAALRQVFMNLTMNAIQAIKGPGQIRIRTFAVDDEVVVEVSDSGCGIAPEHLDQIWDPFFTTKTVGNGLGLGLAITYSIIERHQGHIEVVSQVNKGCTFKVRLPVCPM, from the coding sequence ATGGACGAGATCAAGCCCACCCGCATCGATGAGGCCAGCCTGGATCGGCTGCTCGGCATCGAGAGCTCGAAAATCGGCTATTATGCTGAAGTCAAACAGAAAATCCGCGAGCTGGAAATCGCCAACGCCAATCTGCGCGCCAAGAAAAGCGAACTCCAGGCGGTGTTCGATTCCATCAGCGACGGCGTGGTGATTTACAACAGCCTGGGCCGCATCCAGCACCGCAATCATATCTGCCCGCGCCTTTTTCCCGAGCAGACCATGCCGGGCCGATCCTGCCGCGAGCTCTTTCACCCCGAGCAGGATCTGGCCGCGGAGCAATGCCCGGTGGAGAAGGCGTTGCGCGGCGAAAGTACGCAAATCTCCTTCACCAACAGCAGCTCGGGCGGCGAGAACCGCTACTTCGACGTGACCGCCTCGCCCATCGTCGATGCCCAGGGCCAAACCCGGGCGCTGGTGTTTCTGCGCGACGTCACCGAACGGCGTGTGCAGGAACTGCATCTGGTACAGGCGGAAAAGATGTCGAGCATCGGCATGCTGGCCGCGGGCGTCGCCCATGAGATCAACAATCCCCTGACCTCCGTCGCCGGCTACGCCGAAGCCCTCCTGCGGCGCTTTCGCGACGAGCCGCGCCTCGCCGAGAATCCATCCCTGGAGGTCTTTCCCGACTACCTTCAGGTCATCATGCGCGAAGCCTATCGCTGCAAGAGCATCATCGACAGCTTGCTGACCTTCAGTCGCCGCTCCGACGGCTCGGTGGGCCTGGTGTCCATCAACGACATCCTCAATGAGGTGCTCGATCTGGTGCGCAACAAGGCCCTTCAGGAGCAAGTCCTCATCGAGGAGGAACGGTGGCCGTCCCTGCCGCCGATCAATGCCGACGCCGCCGCCCTGCGCCAGGTCTTCATGAACCTGACCATGAACGCCATTCAGGCGATCAAGGGACCGGGACAAATCCGCATCCGCACCTTCGCCGTCGACGACGAAGTGGTGGTGGAAGTCAGCGATTCCGGCTGCGGCATCGCGCCCGAGCACCTCGACCAGATCTGGGATCCCTTCTTCACCACCAAGACCGTGGGCAACGGCCTGGGCCTGGGACTGGCCATCACCTACAGCATCATCGAACGTCATCAGGGCCACATCGAAGTGGTCAGTCAAGTCAACAAAGGCTGTACCTTCAAGGTGAGACTACCCGTATGTCCAATGTGA
- a CDS encoding sigma-54-dependent transcriptional regulator — protein MSNVNRGDGAKVLIVEDEKPLRELLQAELRRSGHMVQVAANGEEGLARYREEIFNVVLLDIRMPGSDGVEILKQMKSESNVPEIIMFTGHGTIETAVECIKHGAYDYLTKPVKLDELELVITKAHEKNRLRLENISLKLEVQKLDSHRIVGKSPGILKVLETVKRWGAVDEHVLIFGESGTGKELVARAVHEASPRAQKPFITVNCGRLDVHTAESELFGHMQGAFTSAVKGRAGLFELSDQGTLFMDEVSEMTLDVQVKLLRILETGTFRRLGGNRDISVDVRFVFATNKKLEDKVERGEFREDLFHRINMLPISIPPLRERAEDILPLTWFFLQNGSSNGQGSWEISPEAMAALRAYHWPGNVRELRNTIRRASILAKDRVITADLLPFTPPRLFTAEASAKVDPETPPLPLWVMEREHIRHVLEKVEGNKSQAAKILEIDRKTLYTKLERYGLPA, from the coding sequence ATGTCCAATGTGAATCGCGGCGACGGCGCCAAAGTTCTGATCGTGGAAGACGAAAAGCCCCTGCGCGAGTTGCTGCAGGCCGAACTGCGGCGCAGCGGGCACATGGTTCAGGTGGCGGCCAACGGCGAGGAAGGCCTGGCACGCTATCGCGAGGAAATCTTCAACGTGGTGCTGCTCGACATCCGCATGCCGGGCAGCGACGGGGTCGAGATCCTCAAGCAGATGAAGAGCGAATCCAACGTGCCCGAGATCATCATGTTCACCGGGCACGGCACCATCGAAACCGCCGTGGAATGCATCAAGCACGGCGCCTACGACTATCTGACCAAGCCGGTCAAGCTCGATGAACTGGAACTGGTCATCACCAAAGCCCATGAAAAAAATCGCCTGCGCCTGGAAAACATCAGCCTCAAGCTCGAGGTGCAAAAACTCGACAGTCACCGCATCGTCGGCAAAAGCCCCGGCATCTTGAAGGTTCTGGAAACCGTCAAGCGGTGGGGCGCGGTCGATGAGCACGTGCTGATCTTCGGCGAGAGCGGCACCGGCAAGGAACTGGTGGCCCGCGCGGTGCACGAGGCCAGTCCGCGGGCGCAGAAACCCTTCATCACCGTCAACTGCGGCCGCCTCGACGTGCATACCGCGGAAAGCGAGCTGTTCGGTCACATGCAGGGCGCCTTCACCAGCGCGGTGAAGGGGCGCGCGGGGCTCTTCGAGCTTTCCGACCAAGGCACCCTGTTCATGGACGAGGTGTCGGAGATGACCCTCGATGTTCAGGTCAAGCTGCTGCGCATCCTGGAAACCGGAACCTTCCGACGCCTGGGCGGAAATCGCGACATCAGCGTGGATGTGCGCTTCGTCTTCGCCACCAACAAGAAGCTTGAAGACAAGGTGGAGCGGGGCGAGTTCCGCGAGGATCTCTTTCATCGCATCAACATGCTGCCCATCTCCATCCCTCCCCTGCGAGAACGCGCCGAGGACATCCTGCCCCTGACCTGGTTCTTTCTGCAGAACGGCTCCAGCAACGGCCAGGGCTCCTGGGAAATTTCTCCGGAGGCCATGGCGGCCCTGCGCGCCTACCACTGGCCGGGCAACGTGCGCGAGTTGCGCAACACCATCCGCCGGGCCTCCATTCTGGCCAAGGACCGCGTCATCACCGCCGACCTGCTGCCCTTCACCCCGCCTCGGCTCTTTACCGCCGAGGCTTCGGCCAAGGTCGATCCCGAGACGCCGCCCCTGCCCCTCTGGGTCATGGAGCGCGAGCACATCCGCCATGTGCTGGAAAAGGTCGAGGGCAACAAAAGCCAGGCGGCGAAAATCCTCGAAATCGACCGCAAGACCCTCTACACCAAATTGGAGCGCTACGGTTTGCCGGCCTGA